A single genomic interval of Balaenoptera musculus isolate JJ_BM4_2016_0621 chromosome 14, mBalMus1.pri.v3, whole genome shotgun sequence harbors:
- the SLC8B1 gene encoding mitochondrial sodium/calcium exchanger protein isoform X1 gives MARGPLDLYWVLRWLCVLLMVETVSGAGGPSAGTRISSQFPASGVNQSPVVDCREVCGLNASNRCDFVRSNPDCRSEGGYLDYLKGVFCHFPPDLLPLAVTLYALWLLYLFLILGVTAAKFFCPNLSAISTTLKLSHNVAGVTFLAFGNGAPDIFSALVAFSDPRTAGLAFGALFGAGVLVTTVVAGGIAILHPFTVASRPFLRDIIFYMGAVFLIFTALYRGRVTLAWALGYLGFYVFYVVTVVLCTWIYQWQQRRSLVYSMPGTPEILSGSEEDQVSSNTNSYDYGEEYRPLLFYQETTAQILLQALNPLDYRKWRTKSVYWRVLKVFKLPVEFLLLLTVPVMDPDKEDGNWKRPLNCLHLVISPLFLVLTLQSGAYGVYEIGGLFPVWAVVVIAGTALAAVTFFATSNSEPPRLHWLFAFLGFLTSALWINAAATEVVNILRSLGVVFRLSNTVLGLTLLAWGNSIGDVFSDFTLARQGYPRMAFSACFGGIIFNVLVGVGLGCLLQISRGHVEVELEPDGLLVWVLAGTLGLSLVCSLVSVPLQCFQLNRVYGCCLLLLYLTFLLVALLTEFGVIHLKTV, from the exons ATGGCCAGAGGACCGCTGGATCTGTACTGGGTGCTGCGCTGGCTCTGTGTGCTGCTGATGGTGGAGACAGTGTCGGGGGCCGGGGGCCCATCTGCAGGGACCCGCATTAGCTCCCAGTTTCCAGCCTCGGGTGTGAACCAGAGCCCCGTGGTAGAC TGTCGAGAAGTGTGTGGCCTGAATGCCTCTAACCGCTGTGACTTCGTCCGCTCCAACCCTGACTGCCGCAGTGAAGGGGGCTACCTGGACTACCTCAAAGGCGTCTTCTGCCACTTCCCACCCGACCTCCTCCCTCTGGCCGTCACTCTCTAC GCTCTTTGGCTGCTCTACCTGTTTCTGATTCTGGGAGTTACAGCGGCAAAGTT TTTCTGCCCTAACTTGTCAGCCATTTCGACCACACTCAAGCTTTCCCACAATGTGGCA GGCGTCACCTTCCTGGCGTTTGGGAACGGGGCACCGGATATCTTCAGCGCCCTGGTGGCCTTCTCAGATCCGCGCACAGCCGGCCTGGCCTTTGGGGCGCTGTTTG GCGCGGGCGTGCTGGTTACCACCGTGGTGGCCGGTGGCATCGCCATCCTGCACCCCTTCACGGTGGCCTCGAGGCCCTTCCTCAGGGACATCATTTTCTACATGGGGGCCGTGTTCCTGATCTTCACCGCACTCTACCGCGGCCGGGTCACGCTGGCATGGGCCCTGG GTTACCTGGGCTTCTACGTGTTCTACGTGGTCACTGTGGTTCTCTGCACCTGGATCTACCAATGGCAGCAGAGGAGATCCTTGGTCTACTCCATGCCAGGTACTCCAG AGATACTCTCAGGTTCCGAGGAGGATCAGGTGTCTTCTAATACCAACAGCTATGACTACG GTGAGGAGTACCGGCCGCTGCTCTTCTACCAGGAGACCACGGCTCAGATCCTGTTGCAGGCCCTCAACCCCCTGGATTACAGGAAGTGGAGGACAAAGTCGGTGTACTGGAGGGTCCTCAAGGTGTTCAAG CTACCCGTGGAGTTCCTGCTGCTCCTCACCGTCCCCGTCATGGACCCCGACAAGGAGGATGGGAACTGGAAACGGCCCCTCAACTGCCTGCACCTGGTCATCAGCCCCCTGTTCTTGGTCCTGACCCTGCAGTCGGGGGCCT ATGGCGTCTATGAGATAGGTGGCCTCTTTCCCGTCTGGGCCGTAGTGGTGATCGCAGGCACAGCCTTGGCTGCAGTGACCTTTTTTGCCACATCCAACAGCGAGCCCCCCAGGCTTCACTGG ctctttgCTTTCCTGGGCTTCCTGACCAGCGCCCTGTGGATCAATGCAGCTGCCACGGAGGTGGTGAACATCTTACGGTCCCTGGGTGTGGTCTTCCGGCTGAGCAACACCGTCCTGGGGCTCACGCTGCTGGCCTGGGGGAACAGCATTGGAG ATGTCTTCTCAGATTTCACGCTGGCCCGCCAGGGCTACCCGCGGATGGCGTTCTCGGCCTGTTTTGGTGGCATCATCTTCA ATGTCCTGGTGGGCGTGGGGCTGGGCTGCCTGCTGCAGATCTCCAGGGGCCacgtggaggtggag CTGGAGCCGGATGGACTGTTGGTGTGGGTCTTGGCTGGCACCCTAGGCCTCAGCCTCGTCTGTTCCCTGGTCTCGGTCCCACTGCAATGCTTCCAGCTGAACAGAGTTTACGGCTGCTGCCTGCTCCTCTTGTACTTGACCTTCCTCCTGGTGGCCCTGCTCACTGAATTTGGAGTGATTCACTTGAAAACTGTGTGA
- the SLC8B1 gene encoding mitochondrial sodium/calcium exchanger protein isoform X2, with translation MARGPLDLYWVLRWLCVLLMVETVSGAGGPSAGTRISSQFPASGVNQSPVVDCREVCGLNASNRCDFVRSNPDCRSEGGYLDYLKGVFCHFPPDLLPLAVTLYALWLLYLFLILGVTAAKFFCPNLSAISTTLKLSHNVAGVTFLAFGNGAPDIFSALVAFSDPRTAGLAFGALFGAGVLVTTVVAGGIAILHPFTVASRPFLRDIIFYMGAVFLIFTALYRGRVTLAWALGYLGFYVFYVVTVVLCTWIYQWQQRRSLVYSMPEILSGSEEDQVSSNTNSYDYGEEYRPLLFYQETTAQILLQALNPLDYRKWRTKSVYWRVLKVFKLPVEFLLLLTVPVMDPDKEDGNWKRPLNCLHLVISPLFLVLTLQSGAYGVYEIGGLFPVWAVVVIAGTALAAVTFFATSNSEPPRLHWLFAFLGFLTSALWINAAATEVVNILRSLGVVFRLSNTVLGLTLLAWGNSIGDVFSDFTLARQGYPRMAFSACFGGIIFNVLVGVGLGCLLQISRGHVEVELEPDGLLVWVLAGTLGLSLVCSLVSVPLQCFQLNRVYGCCLLLLYLTFLLVALLTEFGVIHLKTV, from the exons ATGGCCAGAGGACCGCTGGATCTGTACTGGGTGCTGCGCTGGCTCTGTGTGCTGCTGATGGTGGAGACAGTGTCGGGGGCCGGGGGCCCATCTGCAGGGACCCGCATTAGCTCCCAGTTTCCAGCCTCGGGTGTGAACCAGAGCCCCGTGGTAGAC TGTCGAGAAGTGTGTGGCCTGAATGCCTCTAACCGCTGTGACTTCGTCCGCTCCAACCCTGACTGCCGCAGTGAAGGGGGCTACCTGGACTACCTCAAAGGCGTCTTCTGCCACTTCCCACCCGACCTCCTCCCTCTGGCCGTCACTCTCTAC GCTCTTTGGCTGCTCTACCTGTTTCTGATTCTGGGAGTTACAGCGGCAAAGTT TTTCTGCCCTAACTTGTCAGCCATTTCGACCACACTCAAGCTTTCCCACAATGTGGCA GGCGTCACCTTCCTGGCGTTTGGGAACGGGGCACCGGATATCTTCAGCGCCCTGGTGGCCTTCTCAGATCCGCGCACAGCCGGCCTGGCCTTTGGGGCGCTGTTTG GCGCGGGCGTGCTGGTTACCACCGTGGTGGCCGGTGGCATCGCCATCCTGCACCCCTTCACGGTGGCCTCGAGGCCCTTCCTCAGGGACATCATTTTCTACATGGGGGCCGTGTTCCTGATCTTCACCGCACTCTACCGCGGCCGGGTCACGCTGGCATGGGCCCTGG GTTACCTGGGCTTCTACGTGTTCTACGTGGTCACTGTGGTTCTCTGCACCTGGATCTACCAATGGCAGCAGAGGAGATCCTTGGTCTACTCCATGCCAG AGATACTCTCAGGTTCCGAGGAGGATCAGGTGTCTTCTAATACCAACAGCTATGACTACG GTGAGGAGTACCGGCCGCTGCTCTTCTACCAGGAGACCACGGCTCAGATCCTGTTGCAGGCCCTCAACCCCCTGGATTACAGGAAGTGGAGGACAAAGTCGGTGTACTGGAGGGTCCTCAAGGTGTTCAAG CTACCCGTGGAGTTCCTGCTGCTCCTCACCGTCCCCGTCATGGACCCCGACAAGGAGGATGGGAACTGGAAACGGCCCCTCAACTGCCTGCACCTGGTCATCAGCCCCCTGTTCTTGGTCCTGACCCTGCAGTCGGGGGCCT ATGGCGTCTATGAGATAGGTGGCCTCTTTCCCGTCTGGGCCGTAGTGGTGATCGCAGGCACAGCCTTGGCTGCAGTGACCTTTTTTGCCACATCCAACAGCGAGCCCCCCAGGCTTCACTGG ctctttgCTTTCCTGGGCTTCCTGACCAGCGCCCTGTGGATCAATGCAGCTGCCACGGAGGTGGTGAACATCTTACGGTCCCTGGGTGTGGTCTTCCGGCTGAGCAACACCGTCCTGGGGCTCACGCTGCTGGCCTGGGGGAACAGCATTGGAG ATGTCTTCTCAGATTTCACGCTGGCCCGCCAGGGCTACCCGCGGATGGCGTTCTCGGCCTGTTTTGGTGGCATCATCTTCA ATGTCCTGGTGGGCGTGGGGCTGGGCTGCCTGCTGCAGATCTCCAGGGGCCacgtggaggtggag CTGGAGCCGGATGGACTGTTGGTGTGGGTCTTGGCTGGCACCCTAGGCCTCAGCCTCGTCTGTTCCCTGGTCTCGGTCCCACTGCAATGCTTCCAGCTGAACAGAGTTTACGGCTGCTGCCTGCTCCTCTTGTACTTGACCTTCCTCCTGGTGGCCCTGCTCACTGAATTTGGAGTGATTCACTTGAAAACTGTGTGA